The Priestia koreensis genomic interval CGTTATGAGCGCCATCAATAATAATCGTCGGGTTGGTACTTACTTTTTCAAAACGAGCCATCCACTGTGACTTTTGTAAGCCTTGACGAATATGATCGTCGGTAATGGAAAAGTCACAGTGGTCCTTCATATATAATGCACCTACTGCTGCGAGCGATGCATTTTTCACTTGATGATAGCCTATCATTGAAAGCTGTAGCTTCTCTAACTTGCCAAATGGTGTACGAAGGCTAAATTGTTCGCCGTTCTCTAGTGCTTGATAGTCGTCAAAAGTAAAGTCCTTTTCAAGCCAGTAGTTCGGCGCTTGTTTCGCACTTACTTCTTGCTCAATAACTCTCTTTGCTTCATCCTGCTCTACGGTCGTAATCAGCGGCACTTCATGCTTAATAATTCCTGCTTTTTCACCCGCGATTTGTTCGACCGTGCTACCTAAAATCGCCATATGATCGAACCCAATATTCGTAATCATTGTCAGGATTGGTGAAACAACATTCGTTGAGTCATAGCGCCCACCAAGTCCCGTCTCAAAAATGACTAAATCCAACGGGTGAGTTTTCCCAAAATATAAAAAGGCCATAACGGTAATTACTTCAAATTCAGTTGCAGGGCCTAAATCTTCTCCTTCAAGCTTTTCCACGACAGGCTTGACCTCATTCACGAGCTTCACCATCTCATCGTCGCTAATCGGCTCACCGTTAATACTAATGCGCTCATTAAAGCTTTCAATATAAGGAGATGTAAACGTTCCAACCTCATATCCTGCCGCTTCTACAATATTTCGAAGATACGTAACGGTTGATCCTTTTCCATTCGTCCCTGCAATATGAACAGCCGTAATCGCCTGTTCAGGGTTTCCTAATTCCTTTAGCATCCATCTCATACGGATCAGCCCTGGCTTTACACCAAAGCGTAGACGTCCATGGATCCAGCTTAACGCTTCTTCATATGTACGAATCATTTTTTCACCTCATCACGATATGCGAAAGACGAACCAACATGTGGTTCGCCTTCCTTTTTATTATTACCCTTTAAGTTCATTAATACGAGCTTGAACAGCTTCACGTTTTTCAACGTAATCTGCTTCTTTTTTGCGCTCTTCTTCAATTACTTGTTCAGGTGCTTTGGCAATAAATCCTTGATTGCTTAATTTCTTCTGTACGCGCTCAACTTCTTTTGTAAGCTTATCAAGTTCTTTTTCAAGACGCTTAATTTCTTCATCTAAGTTGATTAATCCTTCAAGTGGAAGAATTAACTCCGCTCCTGTTACGATGGATGTCATCGCTTTTTCAGGAATCGTTACGCTTGTTGAAATTTCAAGCTCGCTTGGATTACAGAAACGTACGATATACGCCTCGTTTTTCGCTAGCTTCGCTTCAATATCCGCATCTTTCGCTTTAATATAAAGCTTAATTTGCTTGCTCATTGGCGTATTTACTTCCGCACGGATGTTACGAACAGAGCGAATGATGTCTACAAGCAAACGCATTTCTTCAGCCGCTGTATCATCCGTAAATTCAGTGCGAACTTCTGGCCACTTCGCTGCAGCGATTGATTCGCCTTCATGCGGCAAGTTCTGCCAAATTTCCTCGGTAATAAACGGCATGAACGGATGTAAAAGTCGCATTGTGTTGTCTAATACGTAAGCAAGTACGGAGCGAGTTGTTTTCTTCGCTGCTTCGTCCTCACCGTATAATGGCAGCTTCGCCATTTCAATGTACCAGTCACAGAAGTCATCCCAGATGAAGTTATAAAGAACACGACCTACTTCACCGAACTCATATTTATCTGCAAGCTTCGTTACGTTTTCAATCGTTTCATTTAAACGAGTTAAAATCCATTTGTCTGCTACTGATTTTTCACCGCTTAAGTCGATTTCTTCAAACGTTAAGCCGTCCATGTTCATTAGCGCAAAACGTGAAGCATTCCAGATCTTGTTAGCAAAGTTCCATGTTGCTTCTACTTTTTCTGTGCTGTAGCGTAAATCTTGACCTGGTGAACTTCCCGTTGATAAGAAGAAACGAAGGGAATCGGCACCGTATTGATCGATCACTTCCATCGGATCAACACCGTTTCCTAATGATTTACTCATCTTACGGCCTTCAGAATCACGAACAAGACCGTGAATGAGTACATCTTTGAACGGACGTTGCTCTGTGAACTCAATACCTTGGAAAATCATGCGAGATACCCAGAAGAAGATAATGTCGTAACCTGTTACAAGAGCCGCTGTTGGGTAGAAACGCTGGTAGTCAAGAGAAGCCGTTTCAGGCCAGCCTAATGTAGAGAACGGCCATAGCGCTGAGCTGAACCATGTATCAAGTACGTCTGTATCTTGTTCCCAGTTTTCAACGTCTGCTGGCGGTTCGTGGTCTACGTGAACTTCACCTGTTTCTTTGTGGTACCAAGCTGGAATACGATGACCCCACCAAAGCTGACGAGAAATACACCAGTCGCGGATATTTTCCATCCAGCGTAGGTATGTTTTTTCGAAACGATCCGGTACAAACGTTACTTTTTCGTCTTCTTTTTCTTGAAGCTTGATTGCTTCGTCTGCTAGTGGCTGCATTTTTACGAACCATTGTGTAGAAAGATATGGCTCAACAACAGCCCCACTGCGCTCACTGTGACCAACAGAGTGCATGTGTTCTTCGATCTTGAACAATACGCCTGCTTCTTGCATATCTTTTACAAGTTGCTTACGGCACTCGAAGCGATCCATTCCTTCATACTTACCAGCTTTTTCGTTCATCGTTCCGTCTGGATTCATAACTAGGATACGCTCTAGATCGTGGCGATTCCCAACTTCAAAATCGTTCGGGTCATGTGCTGGCGTAATTTTAACCGCACCAGAACCAAATTCCATATCTACGTAGTCATCACCAACGATTGGGATTTCACGGTTTACGATTGGTAGCATCACCTTTTTACCGATTAAATGCTTATAGCGCTCATCTTCAGGGTGAACGGCTACTGCTGTATCGCCAAGCATTGTTTCTGGACGCGTTGTCGCAATTTCAATATGTCCGCTTCCATCTGTAAGCGGATAGCGCATATGATAAAATGCACCTTGAACATCTTGGTGAATAACTTCGATATCAGAAAGAGCTGTTTTTGTAGCGGGGTCCCAGTTGATGATATACTCACCGCGGTAAATAAGACCTTTTTTGTATAGTGAAACGAATACTTCATTAACCGCTTTTGACAATCCTTCATCAAGCGTGAAGCGCTCGCGTGAATAGTCTAGTCCTAGACCAAGCTTTGCCCACTGCTGACGAATGTGCTCAGCGTACTCTTCTTTCCACTTCCACGTTTCTTCAACGAATTTTTCACGTCCAAGATCATAGCGTGACTTCCCTTCACTGCGAAGCTTTTGCTCTACCTTCGCTTGTGTCGCGATCCCCGCATGGTCCATACCAGGTAACCAAAGTACATCGTATCCTTGCATACGCTTCATACGTGTTAAAATATCTTGTAGCGTTGTATCCCATGCGTGACCTAAATGCAGCTTACCTGTTACGTTTGGTGGTGGAATAACGATTGTATATGGTTCCTTTTCAGGGTCGTTTGTTGCTTCAAAAAATTTGCCGTCTAACCAATATTGATAGCGGTTAGCTTCAATAGCTTTCGGATCGTATTTCGTTGAAAGATTGATCTCTTGTTCAGCCATTTTGTTCCCTCCTAAATTGTTTTGGAAAATAAAAAAACCCCTCTCATCAAAAGGACGAAAGGAGTGAGTTCGCGGTACCACCTTTTTTTATAGACACTAAAATGAAATACACGTGTCGTGTCTATACACTTGATTCGATAACGGTTCGACCGGCTTTCCCTACTAAATCGTTCAAGAAAGCTACTCATGGGCGACCTTCTGGCGCTACCTTCCTAAGAAATCTTTCAGCAGTTGATTTCTCTCTCTAAAGGGGTAGAATACCGTACTCTTCCCAATCGTGGTATTTTCCTATGTAAGTATACTACATATAGTATATGAAAAATCTATAAGTCGTCAATAAGCTTAACCATTTTTTTAGTATGCTATTCACTTTGTCTCTTTATGTGCTCGTTAGTTCTCTGTGATGAACCATTTTCTCTTCCCAACATATAGTGGTATAGGCAAATACACAGGATAAAGGAGCAGGTTCCATGAAACGAAAGTTTAACTTTAATTCCATGCAAGCACAGAAATGGTTAAAAACGATCGGAGCAGGGTGCGCTCAGTTTATTATTCCATTGACCATTTTTCAAGCAGTACGCACCCTGTTCTTCCCATCGATTTTAGATGTGTTTCTCCTCATTCTCTTCGTGCTGCTTTCACTCGCTATTTATTTAGAATGGATTTAACTTTGTGACTGAGCTGCTGCTTCTTCAGCCAGCTTTTTTTGTTGTTCTGCACCCACAATTTGAATGTTCAGCTGCTCAATATTTTTCAGCTGCCAAAACGCGTATAGAATACTGCGTACGTGTCCGACTTCATCACGCTCGCTTCTTCTCGTATTGTAGTTTGAAATAGCTCGGTACACGCTCTCTGGAAAAGCTAAATAGCTGTGTAAAAGGAGCATTTCATCACCTGTTAGCTTAAAATGCTGCTGATAAGTTGTAAACCAATCATAGCTTTCCATACTCGGAATTGGATACGTTCGATTTGACCTTGTATAAAAGGACACCAAATCGTAAATCGGTGAAGCGGCTTTTGATTTTTCAAGGTTAATAAAATAGCCGTTTCCGTTGTTGTCATACACAAAATGCTTAGGTGATAGTTTCCCGTGGATGGTTACTAGACGCATTTTCTCTTTTTCTTTCACTTGCTCATACCAATCGTCAAGCTTGCCACGACCGAAATCAATTGCTTTTACGGCATCTTGGTAAAACGTACAAAAGCTGAGCTCAAACGGTGACATATAAATTCTCTTCTCGCATTCCCCAATGAAATTCTCAAGCTCCTCTTTGCGCTGATCCCAAGCAGTCGTGAGCTGGTCGTAATGCTTTTTGATGTCATCTTCTGTCACCTTTACTTCATGAGAAGATAGGGCATGCATATTCGCAAGTTCTTGAAACAGCTTATGATAACGAATATCTCGTTCTTCTTTTTGATCGTTCACAAGCCACGGCATCAGATAAAAGGTTTGTGAACCATTTTGAACCGTATATTGACCGTCAACTGTTCGATAAACAGGAACCATTTGCATAAATCCCTTTTGATAAAGACGCTGAATGCTTTGAATGAACGAAAGACTGCGCAATGTCGGATCATCTAGTTCCTTTAGTGCGTACACTCCTCGATCAGTATAAATCTTTTTTACTTTCCCGTAATCCTCAATAAAATTGACCTGCAGCTGATACGCTTGTAAAAGCGGCCCGTAGTCAATTTGCGGTGGTTGATTTATCATAGAGGGCTCACTCCTAAACGAAAAGAAAACAGCTGATAGACAAGCTTCAACTGTTTTCTTCGACTTTTTTATTGTTTATAAGTAGGAATGTTAATAAGTTGGCCTTCCTTTAGTCGCTCATCTTCTTCGATGCTGTTCACGCGTAAAATTTGCTGCACGTTTAGGCTGTAACGATGAGCAATTTGCTCGAGTGATTCACCTTCCTGAACGATGCACACTCTTAAGCGAGTAAAGTCCTCTTCTGCATTTTTTGAAAACAGCTTTGTAAGGTATAGCGCATTTTCCTTCCTTTTTTCGCCGCTTTCCTGCTTTTCCTGACGAATATCAATCACCATTTGTTCTGCTGGTTCGCTCTTTTTATTTGTCTCTTCAAACTCAGCTACATACGGTTTGTAAGCAGTGTGTCGAATGACTTCCTCGACTGGCTCAGGTTCGGAATAGACGACTGGTTCTTCCTCCTGCCACTCTGCTGTTTCTGTTTCTCTTTCTCTTTCCTCTTCTTGTTCTACAGTTCTCGCATAAGCAACAGGCTCTTCCTCGAACGTTTTTTTCACTTCCACTGTGAAAGGTTCATTAAACTCATCGTCCGCTTCAAACGTTGGCTCTGGTGTGAGCGGACGTTGACTGAATGAAGCAAAGTAATCTTTTACCTCTTCATACTCAACTTCCTGCTCTTGCTCCTGATCCGCTTCGGCTGTTGATGAACGATATAAAGAGTCAAATTCTTCTTCGGTCACTTCTACATGCTGATACTCCTCATAAGAAGAAATTGGCTGGTCGCGATCAAATGTAGCTTCTTGAAACTCTTGATAC includes:
- the ysxE gene encoding spore coat protein YsxE, producing MINQPPQIDYGPLLQAYQLQVNFIEDYGKVKKIYTDRGVYALKELDDPTLRSLSFIQSIQRLYQKGFMQMVPVYRTVDGQYTVQNGSQTFYLMPWLVNDQKEERDIRYHKLFQELANMHALSSHEVKVTEDDIKKHYDQLTTAWDQRKEELENFIGECEKRIYMSPFELSFCTFYQDAVKAIDFGRGKLDDWYEQVKEKEKMRLVTIHGKLSPKHFVYDNNGNGYFINLEKSKAASPIYDLVSFYTRSNRTYPIPSMESYDWFTTYQQHFKLTGDEMLLLHSYLAFPESVYRAISNYNTRRSERDEVGHVRSILYAFWQLKNIEQLNIQIVGAEQQKKLAEEAAAQSQS
- a CDS encoding bifunctional folylpolyglutamate synthase/dihydrofolate synthase, coding for MIRTYEEALSWIHGRLRFGVKPGLIRMRWMLKELGNPEQAITAVHIAGTNGKGSTVTYLRNIVEAAGYEVGTFTSPYIESFNERISINGEPISDDEMVKLVNEVKPVVEKLEGEDLGPATEFEVITVMAFLYFGKTHPLDLVIFETGLGGRYDSTNVVSPILTMITNIGFDHMAILGSTVEQIAGEKAGIIKHEVPLITTVEQDEAKRVIEQEVSAKQAPNYWLEKDFTFDDYQALENGEQFSLRTPFGKLEKLQLSMIGYHQVKNASLAAVGALYMKDHCDFSITDDHIRQGLQKSQWMARFEKVSTNPTIIIDGAHNEEGVESLVNTLRLHYETKRIHILFTCLSDKEATGMIQNLEAVADTITFTSFDFPRAEKASTLYDHASSPNKFMDEDWKQAIASCKERLKDENDILIITGSLYFIGEVRKSLKNK
- a CDS encoding valine--tRNA ligase; translated protein: MAEQEINLSTKYDPKAIEANRYQYWLDGKFFEATNDPEKEPYTIVIPPPNVTGKLHLGHAWDTTLQDILTRMKRMQGYDVLWLPGMDHAGIATQAKVEQKLRSEGKSRYDLGREKFVEETWKWKEEYAEHIRQQWAKLGLGLDYSRERFTLDEGLSKAVNEVFVSLYKKGLIYRGEYIINWDPATKTALSDIEVIHQDVQGAFYHMRYPLTDGSGHIEIATTRPETMLGDTAVAVHPEDERYKHLIGKKVMLPIVNREIPIVGDDYVDMEFGSGAVKITPAHDPNDFEVGNRHDLERILVMNPDGTMNEKAGKYEGMDRFECRKQLVKDMQEAGVLFKIEEHMHSVGHSERSGAVVEPYLSTQWFVKMQPLADEAIKLQEKEDEKVTFVPDRFEKTYLRWMENIRDWCISRQLWWGHRIPAWYHKETGEVHVDHEPPADVENWEQDTDVLDTWFSSALWPFSTLGWPETASLDYQRFYPTAALVTGYDIIFFWVSRMIFQGIEFTEQRPFKDVLIHGLVRDSEGRKMSKSLGNGVDPMEVIDQYGADSLRFFLSTGSSPGQDLRYSTEKVEATWNFANKIWNASRFALMNMDGLTFEEIDLSGEKSVADKWILTRLNETIENVTKLADKYEFGEVGRVLYNFIWDDFCDWYIEMAKLPLYGEDEAAKKTTRSVLAYVLDNTMRLLHPFMPFITEEIWQNLPHEGESIAAAKWPEVRTEFTDDTAAEEMRLLVDIIRSVRNIRAEVNTPMSKQIKLYIKAKDADIEAKLAKNEAYIVRFCNPSELEISTSVTIPEKAMTSIVTGAELILPLEGLINLDEEIKRLEKELDKLTKEVERVQKKLSNQGFIAKAPEQVIEEERKKEADYVEKREAVQARINELKG
- the spoVID gene encoding stage VI sporulation protein D is translated as MSQDNQSSLHFSVEESVWFQKGQEVAQLMSVSLDPEIAIHEYEQYVSIRGALTLTGEYEKYDEDFEASLREYTHGKQVEDVHTREDGTNEFTYYFPVDITIPRNRIQSVDQVFVAIESFDYDLPSADCLQVVADLSIAGLYGEQQSTARESDYILQEEEVQEEPYQEFQEATFDRDQPISSYEEYQHVEVTEEEFDSLYRSSTAEADQEQEQEVEYEEVKDYFASFSQRPLTPEPTFEADDEFNEPFTVEVKKTFEEEPVAYARTVEQEEERERETETAEWQEEEPVVYSEPEPVEEVIRHTAYKPYVAEFEETNKKSEPAEQMVIDIRQEKQESGEKRKENALYLTKLFSKNAEEDFTRLRVCIVQEGESLEQIAHRYSLNVQQILRVNSIEEDERLKEGQLINIPTYKQ